The Mastacembelus armatus chromosome 9, fMasArm1.2, whole genome shotgun sequence genome contains a region encoding:
- the pgam5 gene encoding serine/threonine-protein phosphatase PGAM5, mitochondrial isoform X1 yields MSYRKTFKLICGLAGGSAVLVLAAAAADSRGSSGDVVGRWSSFTSVQAAQPAWTATSHTPAPSGHVWDFNWDKRDPSVLSNGKKKEKLAEDPGSGQDSSKPKATRNILLIRHSQYNLSGNSDKERTLTLLGREQADLTGQRLAALGLKYDVLIHSSMARATETANIISKHLPGVELMSCDLLREGAPIEPVPPVTHWKPDAVQYHEDGARIEAAFRRYIHRADPKQKEDSYEIIVCHANVIRYFVCRALQFPPEGWLRMGLNNGSITWLTIRPSGRVALRTLGDAGFMPPDKLTRT; encoded by the exons ATGTCGTACAGGAAAACTTTCAAACTTATTTGCGGCTTGGCGGGAGGCTCCGCCGTCCTGGTGCTCGCTGCTGCCGCTGCCGACTCCCGCGGGTCTTCCGGAGACGTTGTCGGTCGGTGGTCGAGCTTCACCTCTGTCCAAGCTGCGCAGCCGGCGTGGACAGCGACCAGCCACACACCAGCCCCGAGTGGACATGTCTGGGACTTCAACTGGGACAA GAGAGACCCATCTGTGCTGTCTAAtgggaagaagaaagagaagttggCAGAGGACCCTGGCTCTGGACAGGACAGCAGCAAACCTAAAGCTACACGCAACATTCTCCTCATCAGACACTCCCAGTACAACTTGAGCGGGAACAGCGATAAGGAGAGGACCCTCACTCTGTTAG GTCGCGAGCAGGCTGATTTGACTGGCCAGAGGCTGGCAGCACTGGGACTCAAGTATGACGTTCTGATCCACTCCAGCATGGCCAGGGCCACGGAGACTGCAAATATTATCAGCAAACACCTTCCAG GAGTGGAGCTGATGAGCTGTGACTTGCTGAGGGAGGGCGCTCCTATCGAACCTGTTCCTCCTGTCACTCACTGGAAACCTGATGCTGTG CAGTACCACGAAGATGGAGCTCGCATTGAGGCAGCCTTCCGCCGCTACATTCACCGCGCTGACCCCAAGCAGAAGGAGGACAGCTATGAGATCATCGTGTGTCATGCCAATGTCATCCGCTATTTTGTCTGCAG GGCTCTGCAGTTTCCTCCAGAAGGCTGGTTACGTATGGGCTTGAACAACGGCAGCATCACATGGCTCACCATCCGCCCAAGCGGCAGGGTGGCCCTCAGAACTCTAGGAGATGCCGGATTCATGCCCCCGGACAAACTAACACGGACCTGA
- the ankle2 gene encoding ankyrin repeat and LEM domain-containing protein 2 isoform X2, with product MEAVLSRLRGLSDDELREEFARADLKCGPITHTTRAIFERKLARVLAGPETTAGESDNSSSAGVSGSAASVVDRTNSVAFATLAVTSTAPSTNSRSNEAGREELDFGYGVGLNPPEEEAISPPTTLKSPAEGSNSKSEAEVPAKPVSPTYYYGVCPLREDVLARNERAHVYTEKKDALQAVKMMKGARFKAFPNREDAEKFAKGICDYFPSPSKSTPCVSPVKPGLVINKDNMEVDTINRERANSFKSPRTQDLTAKLRKAVEKGDKEAFSELVWSNPRYLIGSGDNPTIVQEGCRYNVMHVAAKENQAGIAQLLLDTLENPEFMRLMYPDDQEVMLQKRIRYIVDLYLNTPDKAGFETPLHFACKFGCPDVVNVLCSHPDIDKNCKNKDGQKPTDLICSRKNKTQEVKQKICDYLEDRCYIPLLRAADNTSQPIIGAPWSPESSESLSLFQQHTKNPMDPVMTVSAFAGPLSPSKADDFRRCWKTPPRDRANIFHHILKSDPERGAERVGRDLAHEMGHPWAEYWDFLECFVDLSSSEGLRKLEEYLGKKDFSPRAHEEAGENETSNRFKTPSPDEGDDISLEEMKNRQNAALTSITSSVASKDGLKGAVGGHEFHILPIALHHRAADLIETAAEQDLLCCCDDGLLSPGVVCKNGVCSSSRDRTHNGDKVSPRTSPSSSCLLSPISNLMVEFERMSLQEPLDSLASSRERRSSGGSRHRDVRDSYSQDGEAVDGPRWRPEGGGTEERRSSSSSEEYFEAEESLEVLGRTRGSVSGGRNFCARSKSWDHGGRDLSSSGSSGSSYKSLDNSHEFLPRTPSHIRRGLFIDGDSPTRLDKEVLSAIQSIDIDPQKYPSIHKWKSTMTLYSASDMQSWPSPAVLKPRLRTQHQTPGSPVSSLMSPTSRFSPAWHTASPDFSPSRYSPANASYIQRIRLKHLNEPPV from the exons ATGGAGGCGGTTCTGAGCAGGCTGAGAGGGCTAAGTGACGATGAACTGCGCGAGGAGTTTGCCCGAGCAGACCTCAAGTGTGGGCCCATCACACATACCACCCGAGCAATCTTTGAGAGGAAGTTAGCACGAGTCCTTGCTGGGCCAGAGACCACTGCCGGTGAATCGGACAACAGCTCTTCAGCAGGTGTCTCAGGCAGTGCTGCCTCTGTTGTGGATCGTACCAACTCTGTGGCATTTGCAACTCTAGCAGTTACATCCACTGCTCCCTCAACAAACAGCAGGTCAAATGAGGCTGGCAGAGAAGAATTGGACTTTGGCTATGGTGTGGGTCTCAACCCTCCAGAGGAAGAAGCGATCTCACCACCGACAACCTTAAAGAGCCCTGCTGAGGGGAGTAACTCCAAGTCTGAAGCGGAAGTTCCTGCAAAGCCTGTGTCCCCAACCTATTATTATGGGGTATGTCCACTTCGGGAGGACGTTTTGGCTAGAAATG aGAGAGCACATgtgtacacagaaaaaaaagatgccCTTCAAGCTGTAAAGATGATGAAGGGAGCCCGCTTCAAAGCCTTCCCCAACCGTGAAGATGCTGAGAAGTTTGCTAAGGGGATCTGTGACTATTTCCCCTCTCCCAGCAAATCTACACCCTGTGTCTCCCCAGTCAAACCCGGCCTGGTCATTAATAAAG ACAACATGGAGGTTGATACTATCAACCGGGAACGGGCCAACAGTTTTAAGAGCCCCCGCACCCAAGACCTGACAGCCAAACTGAGGAAAGCTGTGGAGAAGGGCGACAAGGAGGCCTTCAGCGAGCTAGTCTGGAGCAACCCACGCTATCTCATTGGCTCAGGGGATAATCCCACTATTGTGCAG GAGGGCTGCCGGTACAACGTTATGCATGTGGCGGCTAAGGAGAACCAGGCGGGAATTGCCCAGCTGCTGTTGGACACTTTGGAGAACCCAGAGTTTATGCGCCTCATGTACCCAGATGATCAGGAAGTCATGCTGCAGAAACGTATCCGCTACATTGTAGATCTTTACCTCAATACTCCAGACAAAGCT GGTTTTGAAACACCACTCCACTTTGCCTGTAAGTTTGGATGCCCTGATGTGGTTAATGTCCTATGTTCGCATCCTGACATCGATAAGAACTGTAAGAACAAGGATGGTCAGAAGCCGACTGAT CTCATTTGtagcagaaaaaataaaacccagGAAGTGAAGCAGAAGATATGTGACTATTTGGAGG ACCGCTGCTATATCCCTTTGCTGAGGGCAGCTGACAACACCTCTCAGCCCATCATTGGTGCTCCATGGTCACCTGAATCCTCGGAGAGTCTCTCACTCTTCCAGCAGCACACAAAAAACCCCATGGATCCAGTGATGACTGTCTCAGCCTTTGCTGGCCCACTGAGCCCCTCTAAA GCAGATGATTTTCGGCGATGCTGGAAAACACCACCCAGAGACCGAGCCAACATTTTCCACCACATCCTCAAGTCTGATCCTGAGCGTGGGGCGGAGAGAGTGGGCAG AGACCTGGCTCATGAGATGGGTCACCCATGGGCTGAGTACTGGGATTTCCTTGAGTGTTTTGTAGACCTGTCATCATCTGAGGGGCTCCGCAAGCTGGAGGAGTACCTGGGCAAGAAGGATTTCAGCCCACGGGCTCATGAGGAAGCTGGGGAGAATGAGACCAGCAATAGGTTCAAAACCCCCTCTCCAG ATGAGGGTGATGACATCAGCCTTGAGGAGATGAAGAACCGGCAGAACGCAGCACTCACCAGCATCACCTCCTCTGTTGCGTCCAAGGACGGCCTGAAGGGAGCAGTGGGCGGCCACGAGTTCCACATCCTGCCCATCGCGCTGCACCACCGAGCGGCCGACCTGATAGAGACAGCAGCTGAGCAGgacctgctgtgctgctgtgatgaCGGCCTCCTGTCGCCCGGTGTCGTATGCAAAAATGGCGTGTGCTCTTCCTCTAGGGACAGGACTCACAATGGAGACAAAGTGTCCCCTCGCACCTCCCCGTCCTCCTCCTGCCTGTTGTCGCCCATCTCCAACCTAATGGTGGAGTTTGAACGCATGTCGCTGCAGGAGCCTCTGGACAGCCTCGCCAGCAGCAGGGAGAGGCGGAGCAGTGGGGGGAGCCGACACAGGGACGTCCGCGACTCCTACAGTCAGGATGGTGAGGCTGTGGATGGGCCAAGGTGGAGACCGGAAGGAGGAGGGACAGAGGAGCGGCGCAgtagcagcagctcagaggagTACTTTGAAGCAGAGGAGAGTCTTGAGGTGCTGGGCAGGACTAGGGGGTCAGTATCAGGGGGACGCAACTTTTGTGCCAGGTCCAAGTCATGGGATCATGGGGGAAGGGACCTGAGTAGCTCAGGATCGTCTGGGTCCTCCTATAAGTCCTTAGACAACTCCCATGAGTTCCTGCCAAGGACTCCATCACACATCAGAAGAGGACTTTTCATTGATGG GGATTCACCAACCAGGTTGGACAAAGAGGTCTTGTCAGCAATACAAAGCATAGACATCGATCCCCAGAAGTATCCCAGCATTCATAAATGGAAGAGCACAATGACGTTGTACTCTGCATCAGACATGCAGAG CTGGCCCAGCCCTGCGGTGTTAAAACCACGACTCAGGACGCAGCATCAGACTCCCGGCTCCCCAGTCAGCAGCCTGATGTCTCCCACCAGTCGCTTCAGTCCTGCCTGGCACACCGCCTCGCCAGACTTCAGCCCCAGCCGTTACAGCCCTGCCAATGCTAGCTACATCCAGCGCATCCGCCTCAAGCACTTGAACGAGCCGCCAGTTTAA
- the pgam5 gene encoding serine/threonine-protein phosphatase PGAM5, mitochondrial isoform X3: MSYRKTFKLICGLAGGSAVLVLAAAAADSRGSSGDVVGRWSSFTSVQAAQPAWTATSHTPAPSGHVWDFNWDKRDPSVLSNGKKKEKLAEDPGSGQDSSKPKATRNILLIRHSQYNLSGNSDKERTLTLLGREQADLTGQRLAALGLKYDVLIHSSMARATETANIISKHLPGVELMSCDLLREGAPIEPVPPVTHWKPDAVGSAVSSRRLVTYGLEQRQHHMAHHPPKRQGGPQNSRRCRIHAPGQTNTDLRG; this comes from the exons ATGTCGTACAGGAAAACTTTCAAACTTATTTGCGGCTTGGCGGGAGGCTCCGCCGTCCTGGTGCTCGCTGCTGCCGCTGCCGACTCCCGCGGGTCTTCCGGAGACGTTGTCGGTCGGTGGTCGAGCTTCACCTCTGTCCAAGCTGCGCAGCCGGCGTGGACAGCGACCAGCCACACACCAGCCCCGAGTGGACATGTCTGGGACTTCAACTGGGACAA GAGAGACCCATCTGTGCTGTCTAAtgggaagaagaaagagaagttggCAGAGGACCCTGGCTCTGGACAGGACAGCAGCAAACCTAAAGCTACACGCAACATTCTCCTCATCAGACACTCCCAGTACAACTTGAGCGGGAACAGCGATAAGGAGAGGACCCTCACTCTGTTAG GTCGCGAGCAGGCTGATTTGACTGGCCAGAGGCTGGCAGCACTGGGACTCAAGTATGACGTTCTGATCCACTCCAGCATGGCCAGGGCCACGGAGACTGCAAATATTATCAGCAAACACCTTCCAG GAGTGGAGCTGATGAGCTGTGACTTGCTGAGGGAGGGCGCTCCTATCGAACCTGTTCCTCCTGTCACTCACTGGAAACCTGATGCTGTG GGCTCTGCAGTTTCCTCCAGAAGGCTGGTTACGTATGGGCTTGAACAACGGCAGCATCACATGGCTCACCATCCGCCCAAGCGGCAGGGTGGCCCTCAGAACTCTAGGAGATGCCGGATTCATGCCCCCGGACAAACTAACACGGACCTGAGGGGCTGA
- the ankle2 gene encoding ankyrin repeat and LEM domain-containing protein 2 isoform X1 encodes MEAVLSRLRGLSDDELREEFARADLKCGPITHTTRAIFERKLARVLAGPETTAGESDNSSSAGVSGSAASVVDRTNSVAFATLAVTSTAPSTNSRSNEAGREELDFGYGVGLNPPEEEAISPPTTLKSPAEGSNSKSEAEVPAKPVSPTYYYGVCPLREDVLARNERAHVYTEKKDALQAVKMMKGARFKAFPNREDAEKFAKGICDYFPSPSKSTPCVSPVKPGLVINKDNMEVDTINRERANSFKSPRTQDLTAKLRKAVEKGDKEAFSELVWSNPRYLIGSGDNPTIVQEGCRYNVMHVAAKENQAGIAQLLLDTLENPEFMRLMYPDDQEVMLQKRIRYIVDLYLNTPDKAGFETPLHFACKFGCPDVVNVLCSHPDIDKNCKNKDGQKPTDLICSRKNKTQEVKQKICDYLEDRCYIPLLRAADNTSQPIIGAPWSPESSESLSLFQQHTKNPMDPVMTVSAFAGPLSPSKADDFRRCWKTPPRDRANIFHHILKSDPERGAERVGRDLAHEMGHPWAEYWDFLECFVDLSSSEGLRKLEEYLGKKDFSPRAHEEAGENETSNRFKTPSPGKPKKFCNSISVGAFLDEGDDISLEEMKNRQNAALTSITSSVASKDGLKGAVGGHEFHILPIALHHRAADLIETAAEQDLLCCCDDGLLSPGVVCKNGVCSSSRDRTHNGDKVSPRTSPSSSCLLSPISNLMVEFERMSLQEPLDSLASSRERRSSGGSRHRDVRDSYSQDGEAVDGPRWRPEGGGTEERRSSSSSEEYFEAEESLEVLGRTRGSVSGGRNFCARSKSWDHGGRDLSSSGSSGSSYKSLDNSHEFLPRTPSHIRRGLFIDGDSPTRLDKEVLSAIQSIDIDPQKYPSIHKWKSTMTLYSASDMQSWPSPAVLKPRLRTQHQTPGSPVSSLMSPTSRFSPAWHTASPDFSPSRYSPANASYIQRIRLKHLNEPPV; translated from the exons ATGGAGGCGGTTCTGAGCAGGCTGAGAGGGCTAAGTGACGATGAACTGCGCGAGGAGTTTGCCCGAGCAGACCTCAAGTGTGGGCCCATCACACATACCACCCGAGCAATCTTTGAGAGGAAGTTAGCACGAGTCCTTGCTGGGCCAGAGACCACTGCCGGTGAATCGGACAACAGCTCTTCAGCAGGTGTCTCAGGCAGTGCTGCCTCTGTTGTGGATCGTACCAACTCTGTGGCATTTGCAACTCTAGCAGTTACATCCACTGCTCCCTCAACAAACAGCAGGTCAAATGAGGCTGGCAGAGAAGAATTGGACTTTGGCTATGGTGTGGGTCTCAACCCTCCAGAGGAAGAAGCGATCTCACCACCGACAACCTTAAAGAGCCCTGCTGAGGGGAGTAACTCCAAGTCTGAAGCGGAAGTTCCTGCAAAGCCTGTGTCCCCAACCTATTATTATGGGGTATGTCCACTTCGGGAGGACGTTTTGGCTAGAAATG aGAGAGCACATgtgtacacagaaaaaaaagatgccCTTCAAGCTGTAAAGATGATGAAGGGAGCCCGCTTCAAAGCCTTCCCCAACCGTGAAGATGCTGAGAAGTTTGCTAAGGGGATCTGTGACTATTTCCCCTCTCCCAGCAAATCTACACCCTGTGTCTCCCCAGTCAAACCCGGCCTGGTCATTAATAAAG ACAACATGGAGGTTGATACTATCAACCGGGAACGGGCCAACAGTTTTAAGAGCCCCCGCACCCAAGACCTGACAGCCAAACTGAGGAAAGCTGTGGAGAAGGGCGACAAGGAGGCCTTCAGCGAGCTAGTCTGGAGCAACCCACGCTATCTCATTGGCTCAGGGGATAATCCCACTATTGTGCAG GAGGGCTGCCGGTACAACGTTATGCATGTGGCGGCTAAGGAGAACCAGGCGGGAATTGCCCAGCTGCTGTTGGACACTTTGGAGAACCCAGAGTTTATGCGCCTCATGTACCCAGATGATCAGGAAGTCATGCTGCAGAAACGTATCCGCTACATTGTAGATCTTTACCTCAATACTCCAGACAAAGCT GGTTTTGAAACACCACTCCACTTTGCCTGTAAGTTTGGATGCCCTGATGTGGTTAATGTCCTATGTTCGCATCCTGACATCGATAAGAACTGTAAGAACAAGGATGGTCAGAAGCCGACTGAT CTCATTTGtagcagaaaaaataaaacccagGAAGTGAAGCAGAAGATATGTGACTATTTGGAGG ACCGCTGCTATATCCCTTTGCTGAGGGCAGCTGACAACACCTCTCAGCCCATCATTGGTGCTCCATGGTCACCTGAATCCTCGGAGAGTCTCTCACTCTTCCAGCAGCACACAAAAAACCCCATGGATCCAGTGATGACTGTCTCAGCCTTTGCTGGCCCACTGAGCCCCTCTAAA GCAGATGATTTTCGGCGATGCTGGAAAACACCACCCAGAGACCGAGCCAACATTTTCCACCACATCCTCAAGTCTGATCCTGAGCGTGGGGCGGAGAGAGTGGGCAG AGACCTGGCTCATGAGATGGGTCACCCATGGGCTGAGTACTGGGATTTCCTTGAGTGTTTTGTAGACCTGTCATCATCTGAGGGGCTCCGCAAGCTGGAGGAGTACCTGGGCAAGAAGGATTTCAGCCCACGGGCTCATGAGGAAGCTGGGGAGAATGAGACCAGCAATAGGTTCAAAACCCCCTCTCCAG GTAAGCCCAAAAAGTTCTGCAACTCCATCTCTGTTGGTGCCTTCCTAGATGAGGGTGATGACATCAGCCTTGAGGAGATGAAGAACCGGCAGAACGCAGCACTCACCAGCATCACCTCCTCTGTTGCGTCCAAGGACGGCCTGAAGGGAGCAGTGGGCGGCCACGAGTTCCACATCCTGCCCATCGCGCTGCACCACCGAGCGGCCGACCTGATAGAGACAGCAGCTGAGCAGgacctgctgtgctgctgtgatgaCGGCCTCCTGTCGCCCGGTGTCGTATGCAAAAATGGCGTGTGCTCTTCCTCTAGGGACAGGACTCACAATGGAGACAAAGTGTCCCCTCGCACCTCCCCGTCCTCCTCCTGCCTGTTGTCGCCCATCTCCAACCTAATGGTGGAGTTTGAACGCATGTCGCTGCAGGAGCCTCTGGACAGCCTCGCCAGCAGCAGGGAGAGGCGGAGCAGTGGGGGGAGCCGACACAGGGACGTCCGCGACTCCTACAGTCAGGATGGTGAGGCTGTGGATGGGCCAAGGTGGAGACCGGAAGGAGGAGGGACAGAGGAGCGGCGCAgtagcagcagctcagaggagTACTTTGAAGCAGAGGAGAGTCTTGAGGTGCTGGGCAGGACTAGGGGGTCAGTATCAGGGGGACGCAACTTTTGTGCCAGGTCCAAGTCATGGGATCATGGGGGAAGGGACCTGAGTAGCTCAGGATCGTCTGGGTCCTCCTATAAGTCCTTAGACAACTCCCATGAGTTCCTGCCAAGGACTCCATCACACATCAGAAGAGGACTTTTCATTGATGG GGATTCACCAACCAGGTTGGACAAAGAGGTCTTGTCAGCAATACAAAGCATAGACATCGATCCCCAGAAGTATCCCAGCATTCATAAATGGAAGAGCACAATGACGTTGTACTCTGCATCAGACATGCAGAG CTGGCCCAGCCCTGCGGTGTTAAAACCACGACTCAGGACGCAGCATCAGACTCCCGGCTCCCCAGTCAGCAGCCTGATGTCTCCCACCAGTCGCTTCAGTCCTGCCTGGCACACCGCCTCGCCAGACTTCAGCCCCAGCCGTTACAGCCCTGCCAATGCTAGCTACATCCAGCGCATCCGCCTCAAGCACTTGAACGAGCCGCCAGTTTAA
- the pgam5 gene encoding serine/threonine-protein phosphatase PGAM5, mitochondrial isoform X2 — protein sequence MSYRKTFKLICGLAGGSAVLVLAAAAADSRGSSGDVVGRWSSFTSVQAAQPAWTATSHTPAPSGHVWDFNWDKRDPSVLSNGKKKEKLAEDPGSGQDSSKPKATRNILLIRHSQYNLSGNSDKERTLTLLGREQADLTGQRLAALGLKYDVLIHSSMARATETANIISKHLPGVELMSCDLLREGAPIEPVPPVTHWKPDAVYHEDGARIEAAFRRYIHRADPKQKEDSYEIIVCHANVIRYFVCRALQFPPEGWLRMGLNNGSITWLTIRPSGRVALRTLGDAGFMPPDKLTRT from the exons ATGTCGTACAGGAAAACTTTCAAACTTATTTGCGGCTTGGCGGGAGGCTCCGCCGTCCTGGTGCTCGCTGCTGCCGCTGCCGACTCCCGCGGGTCTTCCGGAGACGTTGTCGGTCGGTGGTCGAGCTTCACCTCTGTCCAAGCTGCGCAGCCGGCGTGGACAGCGACCAGCCACACACCAGCCCCGAGTGGACATGTCTGGGACTTCAACTGGGACAA GAGAGACCCATCTGTGCTGTCTAAtgggaagaagaaagagaagttggCAGAGGACCCTGGCTCTGGACAGGACAGCAGCAAACCTAAAGCTACACGCAACATTCTCCTCATCAGACACTCCCAGTACAACTTGAGCGGGAACAGCGATAAGGAGAGGACCCTCACTCTGTTAG GTCGCGAGCAGGCTGATTTGACTGGCCAGAGGCTGGCAGCACTGGGACTCAAGTATGACGTTCTGATCCACTCCAGCATGGCCAGGGCCACGGAGACTGCAAATATTATCAGCAAACACCTTCCAG GAGTGGAGCTGATGAGCTGTGACTTGCTGAGGGAGGGCGCTCCTATCGAACCTGTTCCTCCTGTCACTCACTGGAAACCTGATGCTGTG TACCACGAAGATGGAGCTCGCATTGAGGCAGCCTTCCGCCGCTACATTCACCGCGCTGACCCCAAGCAGAAGGAGGACAGCTATGAGATCATCGTGTGTCATGCCAATGTCATCCGCTATTTTGTCTGCAG GGCTCTGCAGTTTCCTCCAGAAGGCTGGTTACGTATGGGCTTGAACAACGGCAGCATCACATGGCTCACCATCCGCCCAAGCGGCAGGGTGGCCCTCAGAACTCTAGGAGATGCCGGATTCATGCCCCCGGACAAACTAACACGGACCTGA